From one Acidobacteriota bacterium genomic stretch:
- the rpe gene encoding ribulose-phosphate 3-epimerase → MSAPKVALAPSILSADFARLGEAVAACEAGGADWIHFDVMDGHFVPNLTVGPIVLKALAKATKVPFDVHLMIEEPFRTLDQYLDAGARRIAVHVEAEPNLHRFAQHVRTRGVSPGVAINPGTSLDSLDEAVRFVDFVLVMSVNPGWGGQSFIPGSLERVARLAESMRSAGSAATIAVDGGVGEANAGALAAAGATHLVAGAAVFGGGDVPAALARLARAAVRGHGA, encoded by the coding sequence TTGAGCGCACCAAAGGTTGCCCTTGCTCCGTCGATCCTTTCGGCGGACTTCGCGCGACTCGGCGAGGCGGTCGCGGCGTGCGAGGCGGGAGGCGCCGACTGGATCCACTTCGACGTGATGGACGGACACTTCGTCCCGAACCTCACGGTCGGGCCGATCGTCCTCAAGGCGCTCGCGAAGGCGACGAAGGTCCCGTTCGACGTCCACCTCATGATCGAGGAGCCGTTCCGGACGCTCGACCAGTACCTCGACGCCGGCGCGCGGCGCATCGCGGTCCACGTCGAGGCCGAGCCGAACCTCCACCGGTTCGCGCAGCACGTGCGGACCCGCGGCGTGTCGCCGGGGGTCGCGATCAACCCCGGAACCTCGCTCGACTCCCTCGACGAGGCCGTGCGCTTCGTGGACTTCGTCCTCGTGATGTCCGTGAACCCCGGATGGGGCGGGCAGTCGTTCATTCCCGGGTCCCTCGAACGGGTCGCCCGGCTCGCCGAGTCGATGCGGAGCGCCGGCTCGGCGGCGACGATCGCCGTGGACGGCGGCGTCGGGGAGGCCAACGCCGGGGCCCTCGCGGCCGCCGGGGCCACGCATCTCGTCGCGGGGGCGGCCGTCTTCGGGGGCGGCGACGTGCCCGCGGCCCTCGCGCGGCTCGCGCGGGCGGCCGTCCGCGGGCACGGAGCTTGA
- the bamD gene encoding outer membrane protein assembly factor BamD translates to MTPFPVLPRRLPALIALAALLGGAAGCASTDSAAKMTRELLSMPKEEAYAKGESLVQKKKYELGRQYLRFVAENYANDAIGKQSALRLADSFFDEKTPLGYLEAGVRYKDFRNRYPSHPRSDYALFRLAQCSDKQAESPDREQTNTRNAALAYRELVLAYPDSPYATEGRLRLGAMRNLLAEHEYVVGHFYVKRRAWRAAKGRMDTVLASYPDYTKLDKVLFDVGLAENKMGHEDEARQLWDRLARDFPSSPLVKKVPRPAAAPPAPPAKAAGG, encoded by the coding sequence GTGACGCCTTTCCCGGTCCTCCCGCGCCGCCTCCCCGCGCTGATCGCCCTCGCCGCCCTCCTCGGAGGCGCTGCGGGCTGCGCGAGCACCGACTCGGCGGCCAAGATGACGCGGGAGCTCCTCTCCATGCCGAAAGAGGAGGCGTACGCGAAGGGCGAGTCCCTCGTACAGAAGAAGAAGTACGAGCTCGGGCGGCAGTACCTGAGGTTCGTCGCCGAGAACTACGCGAACGACGCGATCGGCAAGCAGTCCGCCTTGCGGCTCGCGGACTCGTTCTTCGACGAGAAGACGCCGCTCGGCTATCTCGAGGCCGGCGTGAGGTACAAGGACTTCCGGAACCGCTACCCTTCGCACCCGCGCTCGGACTACGCGCTCTTCCGGCTCGCCCAGTGCTCGGACAAGCAGGCCGAGAGTCCGGACCGCGAGCAGACGAACACGCGAAACGCCGCGCTCGCATACCGCGAGCTCGTCCTCGCGTACCCGGATTCGCCCTACGCCACGGAGGGCCGCCTGCGCCTCGGCGCGATGCGCAACCTCCTCGCCGAGCACGAGTACGTCGTCGGCCATTTCTACGTGAAACGCCGGGCGTGGCGCGCGGCCAAGGGCCGCATGGACACCGTTCTCGCGTCCTATCCGGACTACACGAAGCTCGACAAGGTGCTCTTCGACGTCGGGCTCGCGGAGAACAAGATGGGGCACGAGGACGAGGCCAGGCAGCTCTGGGACCGCCTCGCGCGCGACTTCCCTTCCAGCCCGCTCGTGAAGAAGGTGCCGCGTCCGGCGGCCGCCCCTCCCGCCCCTCCCGCGAAAGCCGCCGGCGGCTGA
- a CDS encoding helix-turn-helix domain-containing protein, with protein MTIDGQLQRIIDELVSKGIPLEAAKREFEKKYVSAAVMRASGNMGRAAKSLGIHRNTLRAKISLLKVKPPLRGRDNS; from the coding sequence GTGACGATCGACGGCCAGCTGCAGCGCATCATCGACGAGCTCGTGTCGAAGGGAATTCCGCTCGAAGCCGCAAAGCGGGAATTCGAGAAGAAGTACGTCTCCGCGGCCGTCATGCGCGCGTCCGGAAACATGGGGCGCGCCGCCAAGTCGCTCGGCATCCATCGCAACACCCTGCGGGCGAAGATCTCCCTCCTGAAGGTGAAGCCGCCGCTCCGGGGGAGAGACAACTCCTAG
- a CDS encoding zinc metalloprotease HtpX: MNTLKIVFLMTFLTVLLVAVGQATFGSQGAVMALVIAAVMNLFAYFFSDKMVLASYGARVVTEQEAPELYGVVRSLAAKANLPMPRVAIIPQEAPNAFATGRDPQHAVVAATEGILKILNRDELEAVLSHELGHVTNRDILVGAIAATLAGALTHLAQMAMWTGGGRRGDREGGGGLVGILALLFAPIAAAIVQAMISRQAEFRADETGAALSGRPLELASALRKLESASRRLPMDGSPATAHLFIVNPFAGGLARLFSTHPPTEERVARLEAMARGGLRPS, translated from the coding sequence ATGAACACGCTGAAGATCGTCTTCCTCATGACGTTTCTGACCGTCCTGCTCGTCGCGGTCGGGCAGGCGACGTTCGGCTCGCAGGGCGCGGTCATGGCCCTCGTGATCGCGGCCGTCATGAACCTCTTCGCCTACTTCTTCTCGGACAAGATGGTGCTCGCGTCCTACGGCGCGCGTGTCGTCACCGAGCAGGAGGCGCCCGAGCTCTACGGAGTCGTCCGGTCGCTGGCGGCCAAGGCGAACCTCCCGATGCCGCGCGTGGCCATCATCCCGCAGGAGGCCCCGAACGCCTTCGCGACCGGCCGCGACCCGCAGCACGCCGTCGTCGCGGCCACCGAGGGCATCCTGAAGATCCTGAACCGCGACGAGCTGGAGGCCGTCCTCAGCCACGAGCTCGGGCACGTGACGAACCGCGACATCCTCGTCGGCGCAATCGCGGCGACGCTCGCGGGCGCCCTGACCCACCTCGCGCAGATGGCGATGTGGACCGGCGGCGGCCGGCGCGGCGACCGCGAGGGAGGCGGCGGCCTCGTCGGAATTCTCGCGCTCCTCTTCGCGCCCATCGCGGCGGCGATCGTTCAGGCCATGATCTCCCGTCAGGCCGAGTTCCGGGCGGACGAGACGGGTGCGGCGCTCTCGGGGCGCCCTCTCGAGCTCGCCTCGGCGCTCCGGAAGCTGGAGTCCGCGTCGAGGCGGCTCCCGATGGACGGCTCGCCGGCGACGGCGCACCTGTTCATCGTGAATCCGTTCGCGGGAGGCCTCGCGCGACTCTTCTCGACCCACCCGCCCACAGAGGAGCGCGTCGCGCGCCTCGAAGCCATGGCGCGCGGGGGCCTGCGGCCGTCCTAG
- the tatA gene encoding twin-arginine translocase TatA/TatE family subunit, with protein MPNLGLPELLVILVIVILVFGAGKIPQLGKGLGEGIKNFKDAMRQGESGDDKKDDGASKPK; from the coding sequence GTGCCGAATCTCGGACTCCCCGAACTGCTCGTCATCCTCGTGATCGTGATTCTCGTGTTCGGCGCGGGGAAGATCCCGCAGCTCGGCAAGGGCCTCGGCGAGGGCATCAAGAACTTCAAGGACGCGATGCGCCAGGGCGAGTCCGGCGACGACAAGAAGGACGACGGCGCCTCCAAGCCGAAATAA
- a CDS encoding phosphotransferase, with amino-acid sequence MTAASLNGEAARLSRARERFGLAAGPPSVPLAGDVGARRYFRQATPGGGSVLVVLYPQPESPAQANWAAIGAALARAGVRVPELLDDAPELGAALIEDLGDRDLSMDLADAPREDRPRLLDEAEELLTPIRTIARAAATRNPAFDAAFFAAELDHTRHWALEKGGQEPLEAGRAAAWGSLAGALAAAAADPAATGDAVPTHRDYHANNLMRTADGRLAPIDFQDLRLGPPDYDAVSLRFERAGASVEADAGAVSEAVLLQRAWKVLGTFEKMLQKGRPFYRPHRETARRVIRRRTSPGGPFEGLLAFL; translated from the coding sequence GTGACGGCGGCCTCCCTGAACGGAGAGGCCGCGCGGCTTTCGCGCGCCCGGGAGCGCTTCGGCCTCGCGGCCGGTCCGCCGAGCGTCCCGCTGGCCGGCGACGTCGGGGCGCGCCGGTACTTCCGCCAGGCGACGCCCGGCGGCGGCAGCGTCCTCGTCGTCCTGTACCCGCAGCCCGAATCGCCCGCGCAGGCAAACTGGGCCGCGATCGGGGCGGCGCTCGCGCGCGCGGGCGTTCGGGTTCCCGAGCTCCTCGACGACGCGCCCGAGCTCGGCGCCGCCCTCATCGAGGACCTCGGAGATCGCGACCTCTCGATGGACCTCGCGGACGCTCCGCGCGAGGACCGGCCCCGCCTCCTCGACGAGGCCGAGGAGCTTCTGACGCCGATCCGCACGATCGCGCGCGCCGCCGCGACACGCAACCCGGCGTTCGACGCGGCTTTCTTCGCCGCCGAGCTCGACCACACGCGCCACTGGGCGCTCGAGAAGGGCGGGCAGGAGCCCCTCGAGGCCGGCCGCGCCGCGGCGTGGGGCTCGCTCGCAGGCGCGCTCGCGGCCGCCGCGGCCGACCCTGCCGCGACCGGGGACGCCGTCCCGACCCACCGGGACTACCACGCGAACAACCTGATGCGCACCGCCGACGGGCGGCTGGCCCCGATCGACTTCCAGGACCTGCGCCTCGGGCCCCCGGACTACGACGCCGTATCGCTCCGCTTCGAGCGCGCCGGCGCGTCCGTCGAGGCCGACGCCGGGGCCGTGTCGGAGGCCGTCCTCCTGCAGAGGGCGTGGAAGGTCCTCGGGACGTTCGAGAAGATGCTCCAGAAGGGCCGCCCTTTCTACCGTCCCCACCGCGAGACGGCGCGCCGCGTCATTCGCCGCCGCACTTCCCCGGGGGGGCCGTTCGAGGGGCTCCTCGCGTTTCTCTGA
- a CDS encoding peptidylprolyl isomerase yields MTRKPASIRTVVAAFALGLLAASAAPAAPAKPKKKAPPKATAKTRDYAHTLGLVHTSQGDFTVRFFNDRAPNHVKNFVDLAGSGFYDGTLFHRVIKDFVVQGGDPLTKDPKNAFIWGNAGKTDAKGNPVTLKPEFNDTVHKRGIVSMARSSAPDSASSQFFVVLKDYPSLDRQYTAFGEVVKGMDVVDRIASASDPDPSNTPLGKPRNPQKLLSVELLDEAPAPAPTYPAPAPKP; encoded by the coding sequence ATGACGAGGAAACCGGCGAGCATCCGGACAGTCGTGGCGGCCTTCGCCCTGGGCCTCCTGGCCGCGTCCGCGGCCCCTGCCGCGCCCGCGAAGCCGAAGAAGAAGGCCCCGCCGAAAGCCACGGCGAAGACGCGCGACTACGCGCACACGCTCGGGCTCGTCCACACGTCGCAGGGCGATTTCACGGTCCGTTTCTTCAACGACCGCGCCCCGAACCACGTGAAGAACTTCGTCGACCTCGCCGGGTCCGGCTTCTACGACGGGACCCTTTTCCACCGCGTCATCAAGGACTTCGTGGTGCAGGGCGGCGACCCCCTCACGAAGGACCCGAAGAACGCCTTCATCTGGGGCAACGCGGGCAAGACGGACGCGAAGGGAAACCCCGTGACGCTGAAACCGGAGTTCAACGACACGGTCCACAAGCGCGGCATCGTCTCGATGGCCCGCTCCTCCGCGCCGGACTCCGCGTCGTCGCAGTTCTTCGTCGTCCTCAAGGACTACCCATCGCTCGACCGCCAGTACACCGCGTTCGGCGAGGTCGTGAAGGGAATGGACGTCGTGGACCGCATCGCTTCCGCCTCCGACCCCGATCCGTCGAACACGCCGCTCGGAAAGCCGCGCAACCCTCAGAAGCTCCTGTCGGTCGAGCTCCTCGACGAAGCGCCCGCTCCGGCGCCGACATACCCGGCCCCCGCTCCGAAGCCGTGA
- a CDS encoding radical SAM protein, with protein sequence MRKVVYRSIRGAANTAWNVFQAVNRRVPARSFQPSWSPEPLPKSHQRTKPPLGFPRRTDSLCPTCTREVRDAIVGGTRELSELVDGRPGEIPADIVQRGNEIWMVKTCPKHGTFEDLMASDARFFARLEENFFGRDVKIAKDKLHDHGSSSMRYGRGAVLTVDLTNRCNMMCNPCFMDANQVGYVHELGWDDVKEILDNAVSIKPQRQMSVQFSGGEPTISPFFIEATRYAREIGYFSVQCATNGIRFAQEPEFAKAAYDAGLRLAYLQFDGVGNEPNAHRGVGNLYDVKLRALDNLHAAGIDVTLVTTIVNGLNNDQVGPTLKFAIENIDKINALSFQPVSFTGRDEEIDDETRKSQRYTLAHLAHDVKDQAGIGEPMRDWFPLSASGPFSDLKDLLGGLEAQWGSLKCGCHPNCGIATMMLVRPDTGQAVPLTQILDADRLLRDLTVITDAARGRFLTVLQTALALARNIRPDGVPENLGIWETLKVMDGHTGKGMGIATQGRYPWRVLLVAGMWFQDLFNYDFRRTEMCIIPYGTQLGEISFCAYNTGAGWRKIVEEMHQSATLSEWYRDKGRHPVYAHGKRVPLPAFNPGARPSTLPVFEPAAARTGELPAAAMLPSFGAASGK encoded by the coding sequence ATGCGGAAGGTGGTCTACCGGTCCATTCGCGGCGCGGCCAACACCGCCTGGAACGTGTTCCAGGCCGTGAACCGCCGCGTGCCCGCGCGTTCCTTCCAGCCCTCCTGGTCGCCCGAGCCGCTCCCGAAGAGCCACCAGCGCACGAAGCCGCCGCTCGGCTTCCCGCGCCGCACGGACTCCCTCTGCCCGACCTGCACCCGCGAGGTCCGCGACGCGATCGTGGGCGGCACGCGCGAGCTCTCCGAGCTCGTCGACGGGCGCCCCGGCGAGATCCCGGCCGACATCGTCCAGCGCGGCAACGAGATCTGGATGGTCAAGACGTGCCCGAAGCACGGCACGTTCGAGGACCTCATGGCGAGCGACGCGCGCTTCTTCGCGCGCCTCGAGGAGAACTTCTTCGGCCGCGACGTGAAGATCGCGAAGGACAAGCTCCACGATCACGGCTCCTCCTCCATGCGCTACGGCCGCGGCGCGGTCCTCACGGTGGACCTCACGAACCGCTGCAACATGATGTGCAACCCGTGCTTCATGGACGCCAACCAGGTCGGCTACGTCCACGAGCTCGGGTGGGACGACGTCAAGGAGATCCTCGACAACGCCGTCTCGATCAAGCCGCAGCGCCAGATGTCCGTGCAGTTCTCGGGCGGCGAGCCCACGATCTCGCCGTTCTTCATCGAGGCCACGCGCTACGCGCGCGAGATCGGCTACTTCTCGGTCCAGTGCGCGACGAACGGCATCCGCTTCGCGCAGGAGCCGGAATTCGCGAAGGCCGCGTACGACGCGGGCCTCCGGCTCGCCTACCTTCAGTTCGACGGCGTCGGGAACGAGCCGAACGCGCACCGCGGCGTCGGAAACCTGTACGACGTGAAGCTGCGGGCGCTCGACAACCTCCACGCGGCGGGGATCGACGTCACGCTCGTCACGACGATCGTGAACGGCCTCAACAACGACCAGGTCGGCCCGACCCTGAAGTTCGCGATCGAGAACATCGACAAGATCAACGCGCTCTCTTTCCAGCCCGTGTCCTTCACGGGCCGCGACGAGGAGATCGACGACGAGACGCGGAAGAGCCAGCGCTATACGCTCGCCCACCTCGCGCACGACGTGAAGGACCAGGCCGGCATCGGCGAGCCCATGCGCGACTGGTTCCCGCTGTCGGCCTCGGGCCCGTTCTCCGACCTGAAGGACCTCCTCGGCGGCCTCGAGGCGCAGTGGGGCTCGCTCAAGTGCGGCTGCCACCCGAACTGCGGAATCGCGACGATGATGCTCGTCCGCCCGGACACGGGCCAGGCCGTCCCGTTGACGCAGATCCTCGACGCGGATCGCCTCCTCAGGGATCTGACGGTCATCACGGACGCCGCGCGCGGGAGGTTCCTGACGGTCCTCCAGACGGCGCTCGCGCTCGCGCGCAACATCCGCCCCGACGGCGTCCCGGAAAACCTCGGCATCTGGGAGACGCTCAAGGTCATGGACGGCCACACGGGCAAGGGCATGGGGATCGCGACGCAGGGCCGCTATCCGTGGCGCGTCCTCCTCGTGGCCGGGATGTGGTTCCAGGACCTCTTCAACTACGACTTCCGGCGCACGGAGATGTGCATCATCCCGTACGGAACGCAGCTCGGCGAGATCTCCTTCTGCGCCTACAACACGGGCGCGGGCTGGAGGAAGATCGTCGAGGAGATGCACCAGAGCGCGACGCTCTCCGAGTGGTACAGGGACAAGGGCCGCCACCCCGTGTACGCGCACGGCAAGCGCGTCCCGCTGCCGGCGTTCAACCCGGGCGCGCGCCCGTCCACGCTGCCGGTCTTCGAGCCCGCCGCCGCGCGCACGGGCGAGCTTCCGGCTGCCGCGATGCTTCCGAGCTTCGGCGCCGCCTCCGGGAAGTAG
- a CDS encoding alpha/beta fold hydrolase produces the protein MHLVALHGYPLDHRMWDPLAERAAAGKLGPITSVFAPDLRGRGRSPHLAAPLHAMSLLADDVARDLEAALPAGAPFLLAGFSMGGYVCFELLKRHGARLRGRLKGLALFDTKASADDDAGRAGRKAAIEAIRKDGIEAALTAMLPKLLARGSKGTPAEDLVKRMVLATPPETAMADLAGLAVRDEGFEILSAWDRPLLVGVGEEDAIAPPADSEAMTAVAARAPWVRLLTVPGAGHMAPLEQPDEAGAGLVSLAEAALRVP, from the coding sequence ATGCATCTCGTCGCGCTCCACGGTTATCCCCTCGACCACCGCATGTGGGACCCGCTCGCCGAGCGGGCCGCCGCCGGCAAGCTGGGCCCGATCACCTCCGTCTTCGCCCCGGACCTGCGCGGACGCGGGCGTTCGCCCCACCTCGCGGCGCCGCTCCACGCAATGTCGCTCCTCGCGGACGACGTCGCGCGCGACCTCGAAGCCGCGCTCCCGGCCGGCGCGCCCTTCCTCCTGGCCGGCTTCTCGATGGGGGGCTACGTCTGCTTCGAGCTCCTCAAGCGGCACGGCGCGCGCCTGCGCGGCCGCCTCAAGGGCCTCGCCCTCTTCGACACGAAAGCCTCCGCCGACGACGACGCGGGACGCGCGGGCCGGAAGGCGGCCATCGAGGCCATCCGCAAGGACGGCATCGAGGCGGCGCTCACCGCGATGCTCCCGAAGCTCCTCGCCCGCGGCTCGAAGGGGACGCCGGCCGAGGATCTCGTGAAGCGGATGGTCCTCGCGACGCCGCCCGAAACGGCCATGGCCGACCTCGCCGGCCTCGCCGTGCGCGACGAGGGCTTCGAGATCCTCTCCGCCTGGGACCGTCCTCTTCTCGTCGGCGTGGGCGAGGAGGACGCAATTGCCCCGCCCGCCGATTCCGAGGCCATGACGGCCGTCGCGGCGCGCGCGCCGTGGGTGAGGCTCCTGACCGTGCCGGGCGCCGGCCACATGGCTCCTCTCGAGCAGCCGGACGAGGCGGGTGCAGGCCTCGTCTCGCTCGCGGAGGCGGCTCTCCGCGTGCCCTGA
- a CDS encoding glycosyltransferase family 39 protein yields MRRAREAAPIAALAALLAGAIPFAVSVTAWPEIVTPAWFVTRGVKLYDGILFPHTPLLILLTAAAGALFGFTADVLRAIPALSLAASGALVVLGTRPHRRARSGSFTALAVGIPVLALLTVYTEGPAIWPEPFLAPLLLGGVLLLERHRRTGALRDVAAAGLVFGAGILVKQTSAWAALAAFLWVAFRGRRRAAPLFAGTAALPYFGFALSWALAFRTTRHLDWTLIYPVFSGMSREIAVGLTGADVHEALVLFVPFAALGLSAAALPARRLRSPSSPLIAVALGAAGMAWPRPGLLHLAALTGLGALAAGRTALVLPVVFRRLRRSRSRPPRLLAAAGGTAAFAVLLGVAALGAGPLLLDRIGGPVFHWNDSATRAAAAHVRARVPAGGTLLVHGAPQNLYPLTGTSAPGGFYVNPSFWYCLRRDRGDERLVDALAASPGLPILFREPIADAERIRETAVYTFVKEKTRPAGSAGDLEWRVVPAPGR; encoded by the coding sequence GTGAGAAGGGCGCGCGAGGCCGCCCCGATCGCCGCGCTTGCGGCCCTTCTCGCGGGCGCGATCCCGTTTGCCGTATCGGTCACGGCCTGGCCGGAGATCGTCACGCCCGCCTGGTTCGTGACCCGCGGCGTCAAGCTGTACGACGGGATCCTCTTCCCGCACACGCCTCTCCTGATCCTCCTGACGGCCGCCGCCGGCGCCCTGTTCGGCTTCACCGCGGACGTCCTGCGCGCGATCCCGGCCCTCTCGCTCGCGGCGTCGGGCGCCCTCGTCGTTCTCGGCACGCGCCCGCACCGGCGCGCGCGATCGGGCTCGTTCACCGCCCTCGCGGTCGGCATCCCCGTCCTCGCGCTCCTCACCGTCTACACGGAGGGCCCCGCGATCTGGCCCGAGCCGTTCCTCGCGCCTCTCCTTCTCGGGGGCGTCCTCCTCCTGGAGCGCCACCGCCGCACCGGAGCGCTCCGCGACGTCGCGGCCGCGGGCCTCGTCTTCGGCGCCGGGATCCTCGTCAAGCAGACCTCCGCGTGGGCGGCGCTCGCCGCGTTCCTGTGGGTCGCTTTCCGCGGCCGAAGGCGCGCCGCACCCCTCTTCGCGGGAACGGCAGCCCTTCCCTACTTCGGGTTCGCGCTCTCGTGGGCCCTCGCGTTCCGCACGACCAGGCACCTCGACTGGACGCTGATCTACCCCGTCTTCTCCGGGATGTCGCGGGAGATCGCCGTCGGGCTCACCGGGGCGGACGTGCACGAGGCGCTGGTGCTCTTCGTGCCGTTCGCCGCGCTCGGCCTCTCTGCCGCCGCGCTGCCGGCGCGCCGCTTGCGCTCGCCGAGCTCGCCGCTCATCGCGGTTGCGCTCGGCGCAGCCGGGATGGCCTGGCCGCGCCCCGGCCTGCTCCACCTCGCCGCCCTGACGGGGCTCGGCGCGCTCGCGGCCGGGCGGACCGCCCTCGTCCTGCCCGTCGTCTTCCGGCGGCTCCGGAGAAGCCGGAGCCGGCCCCCGCGCCTTCTCGCGGCCGCCGGCGGCACCGCCGCCTTCGCCGTCCTCCTCGGCGTCGCCGCGCTCGGCGCGGGGCCGTTGCTCCTCGACCGGATCGGCGGGCCCGTCTTCCACTGGAACGACTCTGCGACCCGGGCCGCCGCGGCGCACGTGCGGGCGCGCGTTCCCGCCGGAGGGACGCTCCTCGTCCACGGGGCGCCGCAGAACCTCTACCCCCTCACCGGCACGAGCGCGCCCGGCGGCTTCTACGTGAACCCGTCCTTCTGGTACTGCCTCCGGCGCGACCGCGGCGACGAACGGCTCGTGGACGCTCTCGCCGCGAGCCCGGGCCTGCCGATTCTCTTCCGGGAGCCGATCGCCGACGCGGAACGCATCCGCGAGACGGCCGTCTACACCTTCGTGAAGGAGAAGACGCGGCCGGCCGGAAGCGCCGGCGACCTCGAGTGGCGGGTCGTGCCCGCGCCCGGCCGCTAA
- a CDS encoding 6-carboxytetrahydropterin synthase yields the protein MRWTVRCHATFEAAHHLVDYAGGPEPVHGHSWKIEVALSVDRLGPYDLSVDFVPTEAFVKELASRLHNRDLNTVPPFDRKNASAENVALWVADEIGKAALLGDGARLEEVTVWEGPRNSVTYRPG from the coding sequence ATGCGCTGGACCGTCCGCTGCCACGCGACCTTCGAGGCCGCGCACCACCTCGTGGACTACGCCGGCGGCCCCGAGCCCGTCCACGGCCACTCCTGGAAGATCGAGGTCGCGCTCTCGGTCGACCGCCTCGGCCCGTACGACCTCTCGGTCGACTTCGTGCCGACCGAGGCGTTCGTGAAGGAGCTCGCCTCGCGCCTCCACAACCGCGACCTCAACACCGTGCCGCCGTTCGACCGGAAGAACGCGAGCGCCGAAAACGTCGCGCTCTGGGTCGCGGACGAGATCGGGAAGGCCGCCCTCCTCGGGGACGGCGCGCGGCTCGAAGAGGTCACGGTCTGGGAAGGCCCGCGAAACAGCGTGACCTACCGGCCCGGGTGA
- a CDS encoding FAD-dependent oxidoreductase, with protein sequence MAKPVILTVDDDPEVLGAIERDLKQHYRNDYRVLKAGSGSEALDAARQLKERGTPVALFLVDERMPGMSGTELLREAIKLHPESRRVLLTAYADTQAAISGINDVGLDHYLLKPWDPPAERLYPVLDDLLSDWMSHVRLPYEGIRVAGARSSPRSFAVKEFLSSNHVPYQWIDVDQDEPTRELIRSAGDATRLPVVFFPDGTRLVAPTNQQLAEKVGMQTRALLPFYDLAIVGGGPAGLAAAVYAASEGLRTVLVEESAPGGQAGTSSRIENYLGFPSGISGADLARRAATQARRFGAEVIAQEAVAVRREDPYRVVRLADGTDLSCKAVVLATGVSVRMLEVPGVEPLLGIGVYYGAAMTEAATYRAQDVYIVGAGNSAGQGALFFSRYARRVTMLVRGTSLADSMSRYLIDRIVATPNIEVVTGAEVAAVSGIGRLEKVVVRHAPGGQERGLDAAAMFIFIGARPRTEMLAGLIELDEKGYVVTGRDLSAAGGRPRAWTLDRDPFPFETSVPGIFAAGDVRAGSSKRVAAAVGEGSGTVGVVHTYLETV encoded by the coding sequence ATGGCCAAACCGGTGATTCTGACGGTCGACGACGACCCCGAGGTGCTCGGCGCCATCGAGCGCGACCTCAAGCAGCACTACCGGAACGACTACCGCGTCCTGAAGGCGGGATCCGGAAGCGAGGCGCTCGACGCGGCACGGCAGCTCAAGGAGCGCGGCACGCCCGTCGCGCTCTTCCTCGTCGACGAGCGGATGCCCGGAATGTCGGGCACGGAGCTGCTGCGCGAGGCGATCAAGCTTCACCCCGAGTCGCGCCGGGTCCTCCTCACGGCGTACGCCGACACCCAGGCGGCCATCTCGGGCATCAACGACGTCGGGCTGGATCATTACCTGTTGAAGCCCTGGGATCCTCCCGCCGAGCGCCTCTACCCGGTCCTCGACGATCTCCTGTCGGACTGGATGTCGCACGTGCGACTCCCGTACGAAGGCATCCGGGTCGCCGGCGCGCGGTCGTCGCCCCGCAGCTTCGCCGTGAAAGAGTTCCTGTCGAGCAATCACGTTCCCTACCAGTGGATCGACGTCGACCAGGACGAGCCGACGCGGGAGCTGATCCGCTCGGCCGGCGACGCGACGCGTCTGCCCGTCGTCTTCTTTCCGGACGGCACCCGCCTCGTGGCCCCGACGAACCAGCAGCTCGCCGAGAAAGTCGGGATGCAGACGCGCGCGCTCCTGCCGTTCTACGACCTCGCGATCGTCGGCGGCGGGCCGGCGGGACTGGCCGCGGCGGTCTACGCCGCCTCGGAGGGGCTCCGCACGGTGCTCGTCGAAGAGAGCGCGCCCGGCGGCCAGGCCGGCACGAGCTCGAGGATCGAGAACTACCTCGGGTTCCCGTCGGGGATCTCCGGGGCCGATCTCGCCCGCCGCGCCGCCACCCAGGCTCGCCGCTTCGGCGCCGAAGTGATCGCGCAGGAGGCGGTCGCCGTGCGCCGCGAGGACCCGTACCGCGTGGTCCGGCTGGCCGACGGGACCGACCTGAGCTGCAAGGCGGTCGTCCTGGCGACGGGCGTGTCCGTGCGAATGCTGGAAGTTCCCGGCGTCGAACCTCTCCTGGGCATCGGTGTCTACTACGGCGCGGCCATGACCGAAGCCGCGACGTACCGCGCCCAGGACGTCTACATCGTGGGCGCGGGGAACTCGGCCGGCCAAGGCGCCCTCTTCTTCTCGCGCTACGCGCGTCGCGTCACGATGCTCGTCCGCGGGACGTCCCTCGCCGACTCGATGTCGCGGTACCTGATCGACCGGATCGTGGCGACGCCTAACATCGAGGTCGTGACGGGCGCCGAGGTCGCCGCGGTCAGCGGCATCGGGCGCCTCGAGAAGGTCGTCGTCCGCCACGCCCCCGGGGGACAGGAGCGCGGGCTCGACGCGGCGGCGATGTTCATCTTCATCGGCGCGAGGCCCCGCACCGAGATGCTCGCCGGCCTCATCGAGCTCGACGAGAAGGGCTACGTGGTGACCGGCCGTGACCTGTCCGCCGCGGGCGGCCGGCCCCGCGCCTGGACGCTCGATCGCGATCCCTTCCCCTTCGAGACCAGCGTCCCGGGAATCTTCGCGGCCGGAGACGTGCGCGCCGGCTCCAGCAAGCGCGTCGCGGCGGCGGTCGGCGAGGGCTCCGGCACGGTCGGCGTGGTGCACACCTACCTCGAGACCGTCTGA